The Deltaproteobacteria bacterium DNA segment GTTCTCCACCGACTATCCGCACCTGGACGTCAAGTATCCCCACTCGCTGGATACCTTCCTGGAGATGCCGTTCTCCGACGAGTCCAAGCGGAAGTACCTCTGGGACAACTGCGCCCGGCTGTACAACATGGGTCAGTGACATCTCCAGTCGGACAGGACACTAACTCCATAGCGACATTCGAGCGGCGGGGGATCGTTGAAGGCTTCTTCGGTCCCCCGTGGAGCATGGTGCACCGCGCGGCGATGTTCGCGTTCGGCGCCGCGCGCGGCATGAACACCTACCTGTACGCGCCCAAGGACGACCCTTACCACCGGGAGCGCTGGCGGCTCCCCTACCCGGAGCCGGAGTGGCGCGAGCTATGCCGCCTCATCGATGCGGCCCAGGGCCACGGCATCGACTTCGTGTACGGCTTTCACCCGGGCAAGGACCTCTGCTTCGCCGCCGCGGAACCCGTGCGCGTCCTGCTCGACAAGGCGGCGCGGCTCTACGACCGGGGAGTGCGCACCTTCGCGGTGTTGTTCGACGACATCCCGTCGCACCTTACCGACCCCGGAGACGTGAAAAAGTACGACAACAGCCTGGCCAAGGCGGAGTCCTTGTGGCTGGAGGCGGTGTTGGAGGCGCAGCCCGCGGACTGGGACGCGGAGTGGTGGTTCTGTCCCTCGTACTACACCCCTGACCCGCTGCTTGCGCGGATGTTCGGCGAGTTCGAGCCGGAGTTCCCGGAGACCGTCGGGCGCTACCTGCCGGAGCCGGTGGCCTGCTTCTGGACCGGGACCAAGGTGGTGCCGGAGAACGTCACCCTCGCCGATATGGAGGAAATCGGCGAGAGGATGGGGCACCGGCTGCTGCTCTGGGACAACTACCCGGTCAACGACCTCACCATGGCCGACGAGATGCACATCGGGCCTCTCACCGGCCGGGACCCGCGGCTGCCGGAGCGGGTGCGCGCGCATCTGACCAACCCGCTGCTGCAGGAGGAACTGAGTTTCGTCCCCATGGCCACCTGCTTCGACTACGCGCGGGACCCCGGAGCCTACGACCCCGAAGCGAGCTGGGAGACGGCGGTGACGGAGCGGTTCGGTGCGGACAACCTGGAGCACTGGCGGGCGCTCCGGCTGTTTTGCGAAAGGGACGCGAAGGCCGCCGGCGCGGCGACGTTCTCGGAGTCGGAGCGGAACGCGCTGGAAACCGCCAACGGCTATCTGCTGGCCCGCCGCGGCGAAGGGTGGTGCCGGGAGTTCGAGCCGTGGCGGGAGAGAATGGAGCGCGCGCTCCGCTAGCGTCCTGTCCGGCAAAGAACCAGCATATGTCGTGTTATTCAAGGACGGAACACGGGCATCATGGAAGAGAAGAACGTATCCACCCGTGAGATACTGGACACCCTGAACGAGGTCCGTTCGCGGACTCTGGCCCTGGTGGAAGACCTTTCCGGCGATCAGCTCACCGTGCCCATGCTGAACATCGTCAATCCGCCGCTCTGGGAGATCGGGCACGTGTCCTGGTTTCACGAACGGTGGGCGTTGCGGCACCTGCGCGGCCACGACCCCATCATTTCCAACGGCGACGAACTCTACGACTCCGCGGCCGTGCACCACGACACTCGCTGGGTGCTGGCGCTGCCGCCGCTGAAAGAGACCCTCGCTTACAAGGAGCGCGTGCTGCGGGAGATCACGGACAAGCTTCCCGCCGAGCGCCTGAGTCCGGAGGAGACCTACTTCCACAAGCTGGTGATCTTCCACGAGGACATGCACGCGGAGGCCATGACCTACACGCGCCAGACCCTGGGCTATCCCCCGCCCCCGTTCGTGACGGGACGCGCGGCGCCGCGGGGCGGCCCCTGCCCCGGCGACGTGGAGATGCCGGGCGGCGAGTTCGTCCTTGGCGGCACGCCCGACCTTCCGTTCGTCTTCGACAACGAGAAATGGGGCCACCCGGTGACCGTGGTCCCCTACCGCATCGCCCGCGCCCCGGTGACCAACGAGGAGTTCGCCGCCTTCGCCGACGACAACGGCTACGAGGATCGGCGGTGGTGGAGTGACGAGGGCTGGAGCTGGCGGCAGGCCGAGGGCGCGACGCATCCCGTATACTGGAAGCGCGAGTCGCCGGGACAGTGGCTGGAGCGGATCTTCGACCGCTGGGGGCCGCTCCAGGCGGAGTTGCCGGTGATCCACGTCAACTGGTACGAGGCCGAGGCCTATTGCCGGTGGGCCGGGCGGAGGCTGGCGACGGAAGCGGAGTGGGAGATGGCGGCGACCGTGGACCCCGCCACCGGCACGGACCCTGAAGCGGCCAAACGCGGCTACCCTTGGGGCGAAGAGGCGCCCGACCCCTCCCACGGCAACCTCGACTGGGCCGCCGGAGGCCGGTTGCCCGTGGACGCGCTCCCAGCGGGCGACAGCGCCGCCGGCTGCCGGCAG contains these protein-coding regions:
- a CDS encoding beta-N-acetylglucosaminidase domain-containing protein — its product is MTSPVGQDTNSIATFERRGIVEGFFGPPWSMVHRAAMFAFGAARGMNTYLYAPKDDPYHRERWRLPYPEPEWRELCRLIDAAQGHGIDFVYGFHPGKDLCFAAAEPVRVLLDKAARLYDRGVRTFAVLFDDIPSHLTDPGDVKKYDNSLAKAESLWLEAVLEAQPADWDAEWWFCPSYYTPDPLLARMFGEFEPEFPETVGRYLPEPVACFWTGTKVVPENVTLADMEEIGERMGHRLLLWDNYPVNDLTMADEMHIGPLTGRDPRLPERVRAHLTNPLLQEELSFVPMATCFDYARDPGAYDPEASWETAVTERFGADNLEHWRALRLFCERDAKAAGAATFSESERNALETANGYLLARRGEGWCREFEPWRERMERALR
- the senA gene encoding selenoneine synthase SenA, whose product is MEEKNVSTREILDTLNEVRSRTLALVEDLSGDQLTVPMLNIVNPPLWEIGHVSWFHERWALRHLRGHDPIISNGDELYDSAAVHHDTRWVLALPPLKETLAYKERVLREITDKLPAERLSPEETYFHKLVIFHEDMHAEAMTYTRQTLGYPPPPFVTGRAAPRGGPCPGDVEMPGGEFVLGGTPDLPFVFDNEKWGHPVTVVPYRIARAPVTNEEFAAFADDNGYEDRRWWSDEGWSWRQAEGATHPVYWKRESPGQWLERIFDRWGPLQAELPVIHVNWYEAEAYCRWAGRRLATEAEWEMAATVDPATGTDPEAAKRGYPWGEEAPDPSHGNLDWAAGGRLPVDALPAGDSAAGCRQMIGNVWEWTADAFHPYPGFVRDPYKEYSEPWFGDRKVLRGGCWATRSHLIRNTWRNFFTPDRRDVLAGFRTCAMD